From the Rhizomicrobium palustre genome, the window GGGGCAGCCGTGCCGCCGCGCAGCACGGGATCGGCCTCGGTCACGGTCAGAACGACCTGGAGCGGAATCTGCACGCCGATGGGCTTGCCTTCATAGGATTGCACCAGAACCTTCATGCCGTCGGTCAGGAACACGGCGCGCTCGCCGATGAAATCCTTCTCGATTTCGATCTGCTCATAGCTCTCCATATCCATGAAGGTGAGCATGTCGCCGGACTCGTAGAGGAACTGATAGTCCTTCTTCTCGAGATAGATTTCGTCAACGGCAGCGTCCGAGCGGAAGCGCTCGTTCAGCTTGGTGCCGGTCAGGATATTCTTGAGTTCCACCTGGTTATAGGCGCCGCCTTTGCCCGGCTTCACCGCCTGGGTCTTGACCGCTATCCAGAGGCCGCCGTCATGTTGGATAAGGGTGCCCGGACGAATTTCGTTACCCGCAATCTTGGCCATGTGGTCCTCTGAACGTCTGCCGCGCGGGGGTGATCCCGCGTGCGCCTGAATTTTCCTGGTGAGAAAGAGCGGGCGGGTGATAGCAGCCCGCGGGGCAAAGGGCAAATGGCGCAATCGTCGCTTTACCAATGGCGCCGCTTTACCAAAGGGTGAAGGGTCGTTATCCAAACTTGTCGCCGGAAAGTTGCAGCATGGGACCCTTAAATCTGGCTCGTTTGCGTGGTCTTGGCCTTGAGGCCCGCCTAAGCCTTGTCGCCGGGGTTCTTATCGCCGGTTTTTTTCTCATCTATTTGGTCCAATCCAAGCCGCCGCTCGATCAATACGGCTACGTCCTGGGCCGCGACTTCGTGAATAGCTGGATGGGGGCGCGGGCCGTTTTGGCGGGCAATGTTCCATCTCTGTTTCACCTGCAGGGCTATAATCAGGCGCTGATAAATCTCTTCGGGCCGATGCCGCCGCATAACTGGTCCTATCCGCCGGTGTTGCTCCTCTTTCTCTGGCCCTTGGGATTTTTCCCGTATCTCGCCGCTTTGGCGCTGTGGTCCGTCGCAGGCTATGGCGCGTATATTGGCGCCGCGCGTGCCTTCTGCGCTGATAAGCGCTTGCTCGGCTTTGCCGCGGTCGCGCCTGCGGCGGGCATCTGTCTCTTCTCCGGCCAGAACGGATTTTTCACCGCAGCGCTGCTGATCCTGTTCTTCCGCTTCTGGGATGAGCGGCCATGGCTTGCCGGGCTATGTCTCGGGCTGATGCTCTATAAGCCCCATCTGGTGGTGCTTTTCCCGCTCGCCCTGGTGCTCAGCGGGCGTTGGAAAGTGTTTCTCGCCGCGGGCATTACCGTGGTGGCGCTGATCCTTCTCACCGCGCTCGTTTTCGGCCACAGCATCTGGAGCGATTACGTGCGCCTCGTGATGCCGGTGCAGAAGGGTGTCTTGGAAACCGGCACTGGTTTTCTCACCATGATGCCGACCGGCTACATGAACGCACGCATGCTGGGGGCTGGCCCGCATCTGGCACAACAAATCCAAATGCCGTTCACGCTCATCGCTCTCGCTGCGGTGATCTGGACCTTTATCAAGAAACGCGATGCAGTCCTCTCCATCGCCGTACTCGTCACCGCCAGCTTTGTCGTGACGCCTTACGCTTTCGACTACGACATGGTGGTGTTCGGCTGGGTGATCGCGCTGCTCTGGCCCTATTTCGAAAGCAGGTGGGAAAAGGTGTTCCTGGTTGTGATCTGGACGCTACCGGTCTGGATCATTGCCATTGGCGCCATTCCGGTCTCGGCACCCTTGATGGCCGCGTTCTTGGCTGTGCTGGTTCAAAAAACAAAACGCGGCGGAGATCGTCTCTCCGCCGCGCTGATACTTTAACCCAATAAAACCTGGCTTATTTCGCCGCCACGGATTTGCCGAGCGAGCCGAGGTCCTTCATGGTCTCTTCCATGCGGGCGATGATGCCCTGCTCGCCCGCGCGCAGCCACTTGCGCGGATCGTAGAGCTTCTTGTACGGCGCATGGGTTTCCGGATCGACCTGATACTGGAAGGCCTTCGGGTTGGCGAAGACTTCCTTGCCGACCTGTTCGGCGAAGGCGAACTGCATGTCGGTGTCGATGTTCATCTTGAAGACGCCATAGGTGACGGCTTCGGAGATGAGGTGCTTTTCCGAACCCGAACCGCCGTGGAAGACGAGGTCGAGCGGGTTGGCGTTGAGGTCTTTCTTCTTCGCCACCAGGTCCTGCGAGTTCTTCAGGATGATCGGGCGCAGCTTGACGTTGCCCGGCGCATAGACGCCATGGACGTTGCCGAACGAGGCGGCAACCGTGAAGTGGCCGATCGGCGACAGCACTTCATAGGCGCGCAGCACGTCTTCGGGCTGGGTGTAGAGCTTGGGATTGCCGACATCGCCTTCTTCGAGTTCATGGCCGATGCCGTCTTCCTCGCCGCCGGTGACGCCGAGTTCGATTTCAAGGCTCATGCCGAGCGGGGCAAGGCGCTTCAGAACGCGGGCGCATTCTTTCAGGTTGTCTTCCAGCGGCTCAGACGACAGATCGATCATGTGCGAGGAGAAGAGCGGCTTGCCGGTCTTTTCGAAATGCTTCTCGCTGACATCGATCAGGCCGTCGACCCAGGGAATCAGCTTGCGGTTGGCGTGGTCGGTATGGAGCGCGACGCAGATGCCATATTCTTCGGCGAGCAGATGCACATGCTGGGCGATGGAGGTGGAGCCGAGCACGCGGGCCTTATGCGCATCGGGGGCACCTTCGCCCGAGAAGAAGCGGGCACCGCCATTCGACATCTGAATGATGACGTCGGATTTGTGCTTGGCAGCGGCTTCGAGCACGGCGTTGATGACGTTGGTCGAGACCACGTTCACGGCCGGAAGCGCATAACCGCCTTCTTTGGCGGCGGCGATCAACTGACGATATTCTTTGCCGGTCACGACGCCGGGCTTGAGCTTCACAGACATAGATCTCTCCCATTCTTCTCAGAACTAATTAGCGTTGCGACCTTCGCAAAACAACGCCGCTCGGCTGCGTCAAAAAAAGACAGCGCTGTCTTACATATATAGGCTTGGGAAGCGGCCTTGTCAGTGCCTCTTATTTGAACAATTTGTTGAACGCCTTTACCGCTGCCGCGGGGCCATCCGTATAATCCCATACCCCACTCGAGACGGCGAGGAAGTCAGCACCTGCTTGCACCAGCGGCAAGGCATTGGCGACGGTGATGCCACCGATGGCAACGCAGGGCACCACCATGACCTCTGCCCACCATGAAAGAACGTCAATCTCGCACCGCGTTTTTGGCTCTTTGGTGGTGGTGGGATAAAAGGCACCAAATGCGACATAATCGGCGCCCGCTTCCCCGGCTTCCATCGCAAGGTGACGGGAATCGTGACAGGTGACGCCGACAATGCGTTCGGGCCCGACAATTGCCCGCGCCTCTGCATAAGGCGTGTCCTCCTGGCCGATATGCACCCCGTCACAGCCGAATTTGGCGGCGAGGTCGGGCCGGTCATTCAGCAGAAAGGCGACGTCGCGTGATTGTGCAATCGGCATCAGCACGTCCACCGCGCGGGCGATGTCTTCTTCTGGCACGTCTTTCAGCCGCAATTGCAGCGAGGCCACGTCACCCGCATCAAGCGCAGATTTTAGAGTTTCGCCAAAGGGCTTCGGGTCCAGCTTGGGCGGGGTGATGAGATAAAGGCGGGTATCGGTCATGGGGCTCTTTTAACGCTCCCTTGCGGCGAGGTCCAATTTGATGGAGCAATTTAGGCAGGGGGCTGCCATGGCGACCGCACATTTGCTGCATGGATTTCTAGGCGCCGGCAAGACGACGTTTGCCAAAGCGCTGGAGCGACGCTGCAATGGGGTTCGCTTCACCCATGATGAATGGATGCGCGCGCTCTATGGCGAAGATCCTCCGGAAGCGGAATTCGCAGACGCCGCCGCCCGCGTACACCGTCTGATGGAACAGGTCTGGCGGCAATGCCTCGTTGCTGGGGTGGACATCATCCTCGATACCGGTCTTTGGAGCCGGGCCGAACGGGATCGCATCAGGGCGGTCGTGGCGGATGTGGGCGCAGAGGCAGTGCTGTATCAGCTTCATTGCGATGAAGCCCTGGCCCATGAGCGGCTCACCGCGCGGAACGCTGCGCCGCACACCGGCCTCTATATCGCGCCCGAGACCTACGCTCTTTTGCGCGCCCGCTTTGAGCCGCTCGCAGACGATGAACTGCGCATTGACATCGACACGAACGGTACGGTGTAGCCCCCAAACAAAAAGCCCTCGCACCGCGAAGTGCGAGGGCTTACTCATTTCGTCATGGCCGGACTTGATCCGGCCATCCAACTTACTTCACGGCCAGCGCGACAACGCCGGGCAGTTCCAGGCCTTCCAGCCATTCCAGGAAGGCGCCGCCAGCGGTCGAGACATAGGAGAACTCATCAGCCGCGCCCGCGGTGTTGAGCGCCGCGACGGTGTCGCCGCCGCCCGCAACCGAGAGGAGCTTGCCGGCCTGGGTGGCTTCAGCAACGGCCTTCGCCGCGCCGACCGTGCCCTTGTCGAAGGGCGGGATTTCGAAGGCGCCGAAGGGGCCGTTCCAGACGACCGTCTTGGTGGTGGCGAGCACCGCCTTGAACTCTTCGACCGACTTCGGGCCGACGTCGAGCATCATTTCGTCGTCATGGATATCGGAAACCGGGGCGATGCGGTTTTCCGCACCGGCCTTGAATTCCTTCGCCAGCGAGGCGTCGACCGGCAGCACGACCTTCTTACCGGCGGCCTTGGCGGCTTCCAGCACTTTCAGCGCGGTGGGGAACTGATCGTCTTCCTTCAGCGACTTGCCGACCTTCACGCCTTGCGCGGCGAGGAAGGTGTTGGCCATGGCACCGCCGATGACGAGGATATCAACGCGCTTCAGAAGGTTTTCCAGAACGCCGATCTTGGAAGAGATCTTGGCGCCGCCGACCACGGCCATCACCGGACGGACCGGGGTTTCGAGGGCCTTGGAGAGGGCGGTCAGCTCAGCCTGCATGGAGCGGCCGGCCGCGTTCGGCAGAAGATGGGCAACACCTTCGGTCGAGGAGTGGGCGCGGTGGGCGCTGGAGAAGGCGTCGTTGACATAGATGTCGGCGAGCTTGGCCAGACCCTTGGAGAGTTCCGGGTCGTTCTTTTCTTCGCCGGCATGGAAGCGGGTGTTTTCGAGGAGGAGTACATCGCCATTCTTCAGCTTGGCGACGGCTTCTTCGGCAACCGGGCCGACGCAATCGTCAGCAAAGGCGACCGGCTTGTTGATAATCTTGGCGAGCGCGGCAGCAACCGGCTTCAGGCTCATCGAGGGCACGACCTTGCCCTTCGGGCGGTCGAAATGCGAGCAGATGATGACCTTGGCGCCCTTGGCGACGAGATCGTTGATGGTGGGAGCCTGGCGCTCGATGCGGGTCGTCGAGGTGACGACGCCATCCTTCATCGGCACGTTGAAGTCGGCGCGGACGAGCACGCGCTTACCGGCGACGTCGAGATCGTCGATGGTGCGGAAAGTGGTGGCCATGGGGGTATCCTCTTTTATGGGCGAACGGGCATGCGCTTAAGGCATGCGGGAAACCTAAAAAAAGCGCGCGAAGTGTGATCCTCGCGCGCTCGAAAGAGCAGGGGCGCCCGAAAGCGCCCCTGAATGTATTAGAGGAACTTCGCGAGCTGGAGCGCGGTGTCGACCATGCGGTTCGAGAAGCCCCATTCGTTGTCGTACCAGGAATAGATCGCGGCGAGGTTGCCATCCAGCACCTTGGTCTGCGGCGCCATGAAGGACGACGAGGCCGGGATGTGGTTGAAGTCCTTGGAGACCAGCGGCTCATCGACATAGTCGAGGATGCCCTTCAGATAGCCTTCCGAAGCGGCCTTCATCGCGGCGTTGATTTCGTCCGCGGTGGTGGTCTTCTTCAGGACGACCTTGAGGTCAACCAGCGACACGTTCGGGGTCGGCACGCGGATGGAGATACCGTCGAGCTTGCCCTTCAGTTCCGGCAGCACCAGGCCGACAGCCTTGGCGGCGCCGGTGGTGGTCGGGATCATCGACAGCGAAGCAGCGCGGGCGCGATACAGGTCCTTGTGGAGCTGGTCGAGCGACGGCTGGTCGTTCGTGTACGAGTGGATCGTGGTCATGATGCCCTTTTCGACGCCGAAGTTGTCGTTCAGCACCTTGGCGAGGGGGGCAAGACCGTTGGTCGTGCACGAAGCGTTGGAGACGACCATGTGCTCGGCCGTCAGCTTGTCGTGGTTGACGCCATAGACGACCGTGAGGTCGGCGCCGTCGGACGGAGCGGAGACGAGCACGCGCTTGGCGCCGGCGGTCAGATGCATGGCAGCCTTGTCACGGGCGGAGAAGATGCCGGTGCATTCCATGGCGATATCGACCGCCAGTTCCTTCCACGGGAGCTGGGTGGGATCCTTGATCGCGGTCACTTTGATCTTGTGACCGGCGACGATCATCGTATCGCCGTCGACCGTGACGGACGCGTTCAGACGGCCGTGGACCGAATCGTACTTGAGCAGGTGAGCATTGGTAGCGACGGGGCCGAGATCGTTGATGGCAACGACTTCAACATCGCGGCGACCGGACTCAACGATAGAACGCAACACCAACCGACCGATGCGGCCGAAGCCGTTGATAGCAACACGAATGGCCATATGAACCTCCTAGGATCCCTTTTTTTGACAGCGCTGACTTAAGCTTGAAAGATTACCCTTTCAATGCACTTTTTGCCGCCTCTGCGGCTGCTTCGGCGGTGATGGCGAAGTGTTTGTAAACTTCTTTCGCCGGGCCCGAGGCGCCGAAGCCATGCATGCCCACGAAAGCGCCATTCGGGCCGATATAGCGGTCCCAGCCGAACTGAATTCCCGCCTCAATTGCCACTTTCACCGTGTTGGGGCCTAAAACGGCCTCACGGTATGTTGCACTTTGTTTCTCAAAAAGTGCCCAGCACGGCATCGAAACGACGCGGGCCGGAATGTTATCGGCGGCCAAAAGGTCGCGGGCCTTGAAGGCCAGTTCCAATTCCGAGCCGGTTGCAAGGAATGTGACCTTCGCGCCTTCGGCGTCGGCGGCGACATAGGCGCCCTTGGAGGCCAGGTTTTCTTCCGTATGGGTGGTACGGAAGGTGGCCATGTTCTGGCGCGACAGGACCAGCAGCGCCGGGGCGTGCTTGTCGGAGAGCGCATCGGCCCAGCATTCGGCGGTTTCGACCACATCGCCCGGGCGATAGACCTTCAGGCCCGGAATGGCGCGCAAGGATGCGACATGCTCAACCGGCTGGTGTGTCGGGCCGTCTTCGCCGACGCCGATGGAATCATGCGTCATGACGTAAATGACGCGGATGCCCATCAGCGAGGAGAGGCGGATGGAGTGGCGGCAGTAATCGGAGAACACCAGGAAGGTGCCGCCGTAGGGAACCACGCCGCCATGCAGGCAGAGGCCGTTCATGGCCGCGGCCATGGCGTGCTCACGGATGCCGTAATGGATGTAACGGCCCGAGAAATCCTCCGGCGTGATGTCCACCAAATCCTTGGTCTTGGTGTTGTTGGAGGGGGTCAAGTCGGCCGAACCGCCGATGGTCAGCGCCCAGGTGGTGTTGATGGCGTCGAGCGCCATTTCCGAGGCTTTGCGGGTGGCGACGGCGGGCTTTTCCTCGCTCGCCTTCTTCTTCACGGCGTTGAGCGCGTCGAGGGTGGCTTGCGGCACATCAGCGATCTGGGCGGCGTCGAATTCGGCGGCCTTGGGCGAGGCGGCCTTGCGGGCTTCCCAAGCCTTGCGGGCTTCGGCGCCGCGGCTGCCGACCTTGCGCCATTCGGCGACGATTTCTTCCGGCACCACGAAGGGTTCGGTGGAGGGCCAGCCCAGCGCCTTCTTGGTCGCGATCACTTCATCGGCGCCCAAAGGTTCGCCGTGTGCCTTGTGAGAACCGGCCTTCTTGGGCGAGCCGAAGCCAATGATGGTGCGGCAGGCGAGCATCACCGGCTTGTCGGAGTTCTGGGCCCAGTCCAGGGCGGCGGCGATATCGTCGGCATTGTGGCCATCGACGCGGCGGGTCGCCCAACCGGCGGCTTCGAAACGCTTCACCTGATCGGTGGCGTCGGAGAGTTCCACGGCGCCGTCGATGGTGATGTGGTTGTCGTCCCAGAGCAGCACGAGCTTGTTCAGTTTCATGCGGCCGGCCAGCGCGATGGCTTCATGGCTGATGCCTTCCATCAGGCAGCCGTCACCGGCGAAGACATAGGTCTTGTGGTTCACGAGGTCGTCGCCGAAGCGGGCGGCCAGGATCTTCTCGCCGATCGCCATGCCGACGGCATTGGCCAGGCCCTGGCCGAGCGGGCCGGTGGTGGTTTCAATGCCCGGCAGCATGCCGTATTCGGGGTGACCGGCGCAGTGGCTGGTGATCTGGCGGAAACCCTTGAGGTCATCCAGCGTGATCTTGGGATAGCCGTTCAGCCAGAGCAGGGAATAGATCAGCATCGAGCCATGGCCGCCGGAGAGCACGAAACGGTCGCGGTCGGGCCAAGTCGGGTTGGCGGCGTCGAACTTCAGGAATTTGGAGAACAAAACGGTTGCGACATCGGCCATGCCCATCGGCAGGCCCGGGTGGCCCGAATTGGCCGCCTGCACGCCGTCCATAGCCAGAACACGGATCGCATTGGCGAGGGTACGGGTATGATCTTGAAAGCTGGTGGGGCTGCTCATCCGAGGTTCCTTCTCTGGTCTAATTGCCGCTATAGCGCCAATGGTAGCGTTACCGTTCTGGTGAAACTTCTGTCGCCCATTAGTGGACCCGTCAAGTCCACCTCTCGGCGCATCGTTCTGCCCGGCGCACCCCGGATGGGGTATTTCACTGGCGCGGGCATGACAGACACTTGTCAGACATTTACCAGCTCCGGCCCGAAAACCGAAAGAGTAAGATGCGGGGCCGGGGGACAGGATTGCCGCGCCTCTTTTTTCCGCCCCGTCTTTAGCAAACTCGGCGCACTCTTCCCACAGGAACAATAGGCTAGGCGCGTTGACCCCCATTTGGGCGAAAGCCTAAGTTGGGCCCGTCTTCGCAGTACCAGCGATAGGATTGCCACAGGCAGGAGGACGGCACCATGAGCAGGCTCGAATTGGCCGCAGCGCGGCTCGCCAAGGCCTTGGATGACCTGGAAACGGTGGTTTCGCCGCTCGCCAAGGCGCGCGAATCGGCTGCAGTCGCGGAAACAAAAATTGCCGCACTCGATGCCGAACGCGAAGCGCTGGTGGCCCGTGTGGCCACCCTGGAAGACGAGGCGCGAGCCCTGTCCGGTCTTACCGAGGAAGTGGAAGATCGTCTCGACGGCGCCATCGCCGAGATTCGCACGGCGCTTAGCCGCTAATATCCCCGCCCCAAGCGAATTTGTCGCTGCCGTGTCCAGCCTGAAAGCCCAACAAGGAGATTTTCATGCCTCTCGTCAATGTGATGGTGAACGGCAAGGCCTACACGATCGCCTGCGATGACGGCGAGGAGCAGCATCTGAAGGAGCTCGGGGCCGAGGTCGATACCAAGGTGCGCGAGCTTTTGTCGGCGGTGGGCAATGTCGGCGAGCAGCGGCTGCTTTTAATGGCGGCGGTTCTGCTAGCCGATGAGGTCCATGCCGCCACCACCCATCTTGAAACGGCCCGTCAGGAACTGGCCGCCGAGCGCGCCCGCCGCGAGGATCTGGCGGTGAAAGTCGAAAATACCGAGAGCATCGCCGCCGATGCTTTGGAAACCGCCGTCAAACGCATCGAAACCATCGCCGCCAAGCTGAAGGTGGCTTAACGCGCGCGCTTCTTGGATGGTTTAGTCTTCACCGGCTGCGGCAATTGGATGGCGTATAAATGCGCCAGGGTGATGCTAGCGCCATTTTGGTCTCGCACAATCGCGAGCTCCCATAACTGCCCATGGCGCGCGGCGTCGAGATAGGCTTGCGAGTGCTCCGCTACTGCGGTCCGGGTGTTTGCGTCTTGCCGATATGCAAATTTGTAGAGCGTATCGAGAGGCGACTTTCCGAGGAGTTCCGAAGGGGCACCTACCAACTTCAGGAACGCCAAAACGCTGTTATCTTCATTGGTCTGGCTCCAAACGCTACAGGCCGCAGTCTTTATGCCCGGAAAAAATCCGTAGTTTTGGTCGGTCGCGGTCACCGATATTTTGTGCCCCAACACCGTCACGTCTCGAAAGGACAGGGAGGGAAGGCGCGCTTTAAAATCGCGTTCTGCCTCATTGGCTGGAACGTGCTCAGCGCCACCGGCATGTTCGACGGCTTTGGCCACGGCGTCGGGAATACTGCCAGTGTCCATGCAAAAGCTTTTGACTGCCTCGAATAACGGCAATGGTGCAGGCGGCGCGCTATCGTCACTGGCGAGGGCTGGTGCCGAACTCAAAACCGCGGCGGCTGCCAACCATAAGCGACGAAGTTTCATGGCGCACTCACGCGAGGTTTCACATCACGCGTTATTCGCCGGATTGGCGATGAACTGCCAATACTACATTGCCGCAGCCTTTGGCGGGCTCGGATGGCAGACGGTTACCAGCTCCGGAAAATGAGGGGGCTAGCCCCTCATCCTTAAAACTCCGCCCAATCGTCGGCAGGCGCGGCTTGGGGGGCTTCCTTTGGCACTGCATTTCCGGCGCGCCTTGCCAAAGGTGCTTTTGCAGCAGGGGCTTTAAGCGCAGGTGCTGCGCGTTTCGCGGCCACCGGCTTGGCGCTAGCGCCGGTACTGAAAAACTCTGTCAGCTCCAGCAATGTCTTGGTTTCTTCGGCCAGGTTGCGTGAGGCGGCGGTGGTTTCTTCCACCATGGCGGCGTTCTGCTGGGTGACCTGATCCATCTGGGTGACGGCGGCATTGATTTGCTGAATGCCGGTCGCGGTCTGCTCGCTGGCCTTGGCATCGTCATTGGCCTGGGCGGCCACTTTGGCCACGTGATCCAGGATGCGATTCAACGTCTTGCCGGTTTCTCCCACCAGCTTGACGCCATCGCCGACATGCTGGCTTGAGGTCGCGATCAGCGCCTTGATCTGCTTGGCCGCTTCCGAGGAACGCCCCGCCAGTGCGCGCACTTCGCTTGCCACCACGGCAAAGCCGCGGCCCGCATCACCCGCGCGTGCTGCTTCAACGCCTGCGTTCAGTGCGAGAAGGTTGGTCTGGAAGGCGATCTCATCGATTACGCCAATAATATCGGTGATCTTGTTCGAGGATTGCGCGATGGCATCCATGGCCTCGACGGCGCTCGCCACGACACGGCCGCCTTCTTCGGCGACGGTCTTGGCTTCCACCATGCTGCGCGAGGCTTCATGCGCGCCTGCGGCGGCCACCTTCACGGTGCTGGTGATTTCGTCCAGTGCGGCCGCGGTTTCTTCGATGCTGGCTGCTTGCTGCTCGGTGCGCCGCGACAGATCATCGGTCGCGCTGCCGATTTCGCTCGCCGCATTGGAAATCGTGTGGGCGCTTTCGGCAAAGCGCTGGATGGTCTTATGCAAGGTCTCGACGGCCTTGTTGAAATCGCGGCGCAGGGGCTCAAGATCAGCTGGAAAGACATGATCGATGCGGCGGTCGAGCTTGCCTTCGGCGAGATGGGCCAAAGCCGCAGCGACCTCAATCACCGCCTTGACGCGCTCGCTGATGTCGGTAGCGACCTTGACCACCTTTTCCACTTTACCGTCGGCGCCGCGTACCGGGTTGTAGCTCGCCTGAATCCAGACTTGCCTGCCGCCCTTGCCGATGCGCAGATATTGGCGGGCATCAAATTCGCCGCGCCTGAGCTGCTCCCAAAACGCCTTATATTCCGCGCTCTGGACATAAGCGGGTTCGACAAAAAGGCTGTGATGGCGACCGACGATTTCCTCTGGCCGATAGCCCAGCGCGGTGCAGAAATTGGCGTTGGCACGCAAAATCGTACCGTCTGGCGTGAACTCGATCAGGGCTAGCGCGTGTTCGATGGCGTTCAGAACAGCCTCAGACGAACGGGTAGACGTATCGCGGCGCCAAAACATCATATGTCCTCGAAGTAAGGGGGAGCGCGCAGGCGAACCCGACGCGCCCGCCACCATTTTCCGAGGCCGCTTAAGAGAGATTAAATTTCTAAGCTGTTTCCATTTCTGGGCGTAAATCAAACTACCTATATCGGTTGATAACTTTCGTC encodes:
- a CDS encoding methyl-accepting chemotaxis protein, whose amino-acid sequence is MMFWRRDTSTRSSEAVLNAIEHALALIEFTPDGTILRANANFCTALGYRPEEIVGRHHSLFVEPAYVQSAEYKAFWEQLRRGEFDARQYLRIGKGGRQVWIQASYNPVRGADGKVEKVVKVATDISERVKAVIEVAAALAHLAEGKLDRRIDHVFPADLEPLRRDFNKAVETLHKTIQRFAESAHTISNAASEIGSATDDLSRRTEQQAASIEETAAALDEITSTVKVAAAGAHEASRSMVEAKTVAEEGGRVVASAVEAMDAIAQSSNKITDIIGVIDEIAFQTNLLALNAGVEAARAGDAGRGFAVVASEVRALAGRSSEAAKQIKALIATSSQHVGDGVKLVGETGKTLNRILDHVAKVAAQANDDAKASEQTATGIQQINAAVTQMDQVTQQNAAMVEETTAASRNLAEETKTLLELTEFFSTGASAKPVAAKRAAPALKAPAAKAPLARRAGNAVPKEAPQAAPADDWAEF